DNA sequence from the Chiroxiphia lanceolata isolate bChiLan1 chromosome 26, bChiLan1.pri, whole genome shotgun sequence genome:
ccaggagggtcaaccctgtcctgggggcaccAGGGAGGGGActgtcccgctctgctctgccgtggggcagcctcacctcaacattggggcagtctggggggacacaatataaaaaaagacattaagccattagagagtccaaaggaggccatgaggatggggaagggtcggaggggaagccttatgaagaggctgagggcacttggtttgttcagcctggagaaaaggagactgaggggagacctcactgggGTTTGCAGCTTGCTCatgaggggcagtggaggggcaggtcccaatctctgctctctgtgaccagtgacaggacttgagagaatggctggagctgtacaggggagggtcaggttggatctcagggaaaggttcttctctcagagggtggttggcactgaccaggctccccagggcagtgggcacagccccagggctgtctgagttcaaggagcatttggacaacgctttcaggcacgtggtgggattcttggggtgtcttgtgcagggccaggagttggactcaatgatcctgatggctcccttccaactcagcctATTTTCTGACACCTAAAGTACCCCTCGGTCCACTCTCTGGGCGTTCATCCTTGGCAGAACTCACTCGCAGTGACGCCAGGCACTGCACAAGGCACTGAGgtgtcctggctgtgcaggaCTCCATCAAACCACATCTCACCAGGAGGAGACACTCCCTGGGCACGGAGAggctccagccccacagcccaggcCGTGCCTCAGGCCCGGGGGGTGCCGGGTTTGCGGTACTTGCACTGGATCCACACCCGGTACATCGTCATCTGCTTCCCACGGTTCACCTGCAGCCGCCGATCCACCACGTTCTGGATCTTCTCCAGCCCAGCCGTGGTGAAGAGGTGGTTTAATTCATCtggaagcagagagaaggaCACTGAGGAGACTGTAATTCCTTTAACTGACAGCTGCTTACGCtgagggctgagctgtgctgaaagATGGGCCAGAAGAAACTCAGGGCCTCACCCTGGCAGGGAAAGGATCAAACGAGACTTAACTGCTGTTCCAGGGGGGTTTAACATCACAGTTTGTCAAGTTTTCCTTCtagcaaggaaggaaagaagtatTTGGAGTACAACTAGAGTTACAGAAACTtgacaaagaaaacagcagcactttCCCACATGGGCACTGCCTCCAGTAACTGATTAAGGAGCATCTCCTGACAAGTAGGGACAGATccattccttccccttcccccccccccagaggAATTTCAGAGTCTGCAAGAGCAAAGAACAGGATCAGACCTACGCCTTTAAATGGTGGCAGTAAGATCTGTGCTGTATAGGGGAGGGGAATGGGATTCATTAAGGCtaaatttgggggaaaaaacatccTTAAAAACCACACCCTGTTGGGGCCCAATCAAAGCACTAACAGCCCTGGAGGCTTCAGCACTTCCACGGGCAGGTATTCCTGACCAAGCAAATAAGTCTCAGAGTGCCCCAGCACAGTGGCTGTGGGCAAAGCCAGCCCCagtcctgctgagcagcagagagctcGTTCCACGGCAGCCAGGACACGTGGTTTGTGTGGAGTTTCTGTAGGAAAGGGTTGACAGGTCCCAGCTTGTGCTCCTTTATCAGATGCTTCCATCGTGAGGTGCTTGCCAAACACacattaaacattaattttgttGTGACAAACAAGATTGGAGCAGTGGGGAAGGGAACAGTTGATGCAGTTGTGCCCCTGCTCGAACGCTGACCAGGCACTGACTGGAGGTGCAACTGGTGATAAACTGGGAGAAGAACACACCCCTGTCAAcaccaagcagcagcagaactgaaggGTGCCTCAGCTCCATGCTGAGCCACACCCTTCTGATTTCCTCATAGGAGAATAGGAATATTAAGGAAGTTCCTCCAAGCGGTGTCCAACTCCCTCCATCACCGCGGGCAAGATTCAAGGAGAGCTCCTCCTTGAATCCCACCCCTCCCAGGGGAGCAAACACTCCAGTTTTTCTCTAAAAGGATTTTCCACTAAGGAATTCACCATACTTGCACCAGGAACTGACAAACCCAGGTTCAACTGGGAGACACTTAAAGACAGACTGGAAAGAGCTTGTGGCCAAACTTGAGGGCAGAGGGACAAGAAGCGGTGAGAGAGTCAGAGGGATGGTTTTGGATTGTCAGAGGGATGTTTTTGGATAGTCAGAGGGATGTTTTGGATAGTCAGAGGGATGTTTTCAAGCCTCCTACCTTGTGTGAAGAAGTAGACTCTGGTGCCATCACCTCTCACATAGAAGTTTTCAGACAGACATTGACCTGAGGGCAAGAGGGATTTAAACAGTTACCACTATCACTTAAAAATCAACAACGGCCATCCGACAACGGGCACACTCTGTGCTTCCAGGGAATTAATGAGCTGCCTCCACCCAGGGCAGACACAGCTCCAGAGGAGCATCATCTACCAGTGATGTGGCCAGAGTTGccaagggaagaggggaaaatacCTTTCTTAAACCGAAGCTGGGCCAGGTCGTAGCGGCCGTAATCCCGTAACAAAATCATCCCCCCTGGCTTCAGGAGGCGGCTCAGTCTGCTCACACACTCTGCATCCTGTGGGATGAACAAACCAGGAGTGCTCAACATCCTGCAAATCATGCTTGTTCCCTTCCAAAAAGATGGGATGGAGTTTCAACTCGATATATGGGTATAGAGTTTCAACTTCATGTGAAGAGCTACCCAAAGCCAGCGGTTCTGAGCTCTCCCAGTCTCAAGTGGGTGGATTGATTTGGCCTCTTTATTTCTGACACTCCCTGATTctggggtatttttttcttacaaggATAACCAGCCTGCCACAGCAGGGATTAACTGCTCTTTTACTCATCACAAAAGATCTCCCCTGGTTTATGTCTAAAAAAGTAGTAAGGGaacttgaagaaaaatgctgTGTAATAAAAAGGGCACAAAAGAGAGGCTAATATAGGTTGTAACACAGTGTCACATAAGATCACAGCACTTGTCTTAACTGTTTTCTCaacctgtcccctccctgcttgCCACCTCCCATGTGAGAAATTCATCCACCCTTGGAGCCTGAAAATCCAGCAGAGTATTTTCCAAACAGGTGCTGAGTGCTCAGCGTGGCTGAGGTTCAGAGCAGTGACCACAGCAAGGCACCCCCTGCAGCCACTTAGCACTTCAAAATCACACCTGTCCCCTGCCAGAACCTGTTACAACAACAAGCACCTGCAAACTTCATTTACAGAGGCTTCACAGAAAACTGGACCAGAAACACACCAAACTAATTTTACTTGACGTGAGACTATTAAAGAGCTGCAGCTGTAGAAGAATTACCTTCTGCAATCACAAAGATTAAAACTTACTTCTCTGGGAGAATTGCTGAGAGGACAAAGATAAGAATAACAATGTCAAGACTCTCCTCTGGCATTGGGAAAGGACTTTGGTCGTTGCACAGGTCATGGACAAAGGCAAAGCAGCGAGAAGAGTCATATTCTGCATTGTTCTGTATTTGAGGGGAGAGAAATCAAGAGCATCAGTAGCAGACCCTGACCTCAGTATATCTGGACATGGAGCATTTTAACTTTCACATCATCAAGTGTGTGTCCAGAGATCTGTGTCAGCCTCACTGCTCTAAGGCAGGTGGGGTCAGGTGGGTTAGGCAGGAACAGTGGtgacatgggaaaaaataagaacacaCAGGAGATTTACCAAGAAGTTGGTTTTGTTACAGACAGACAATCAGCACtgccaaaaccccaaactggATTCAGGCTTTAATGCAATTTTAAGGTCAGATTTTCCTCTAGTAGTGGTAAGAAGTGAGGGATTTACATTGTTAAATTGGAAACCTTTATGCAAGTGTGAGCATCAGGGCCCTCTCTGCATCATTGAAATCAATATTCATTTCCTACAAGCAGATATTCCTTATACCCCAAATATCAAACCTGGCTCCCTAAAACTGCACTCTCAAAAATCCCATTTGGACCTCTGTAAGAAGTTGTGTGCTTTCCTGAAGCTGCTGCTATGAGAAGTGGTTGTGTCACCTTAGGAGGATGAAATgggtgctgcctctgctgctctctcaTCTTGTGAACTGACTGATGGCATTTGACTTCCTAGATTCTCAGTTCTGCTCTGACCTGAAATTTGTTAGCAGCTTTTGTCCTTTGACTAAatcccagcctcctgctccacaAACAGGCTCCCTCCTCAGCAGTCTGTGCTGGAGCAATCAGCCCACATTCCCAGAACTGACAGCAATGCacacacaaaccaaaaccagcttCAGTTCCTGTTAAAAAATAGCCTGAATGTTTTCAAGGTTCAGCAGTTACTCAGCTAAAAGAGCACTGGATTGAGAAAAGTACTGCCAagcacaggggaagaaaatCTGCCTGACTTGTCTGCTGCCAATGTGACATTTTGAGAACTTCAACTTCCCTCCTTCCTACAATCTTTGATGGCTCATTTTCCAGATTTAGGgtcagcagcagggctggctaaaaacagaaagctgccagcacagccagagagTGCTGGAAGCTGGGAGAGATTTGTTGTAATGGGCAATTGGCCCCAGGTACTTCCCACTTTTTCATAAATCACCACTGAGTTTACCTGGACAAGATCCACAGCTGTTGtagaaaaatcacagcaataAACAAACAGACCTGGGTCACTGCAAGAAAGCAGAGAGACTCATCATTTATAGCCAGCAATTAAGGACTGTCTCAAAGGCACAGGGTCCAGAACTGGGAGCCTGGGCTTTAGTCTCTGTGTAAAATTTGGTGGATCCCATTGTTCCTTTATGCCCACTATTCTCATGTGCaactgcttccttttccttctggaaacaGCAAATGGGAGACAGCAAATGTGAATGTTGGGTATATATTTACAGTGagtcacatttttttcactgaatctACTTTAATAATAGACCCTTAGATTGTATTATACTTCTTCTGCATTAAAGGAGAGACATGTGAAAAATGTGGCAAGTTTAATGTGAATTACTCCTGGACAGATGgaatgtttttgaaaacacactgaaaaatgatTCAAGGGTatcacagaaatagaaatgtgaCTTCCAGCAGAAATCACTCCCATGTTAACATCTGCAAATCAATACTGGAAAAGGAGAGGCACCAAGGCCTGcaggaaaatgctttcagaatgaGACATGTAAACTCACAGCAGGCTTTGTTGGTTGCATTAAAAGACCAAAGATTTTCAAGCTCAGACCACAATAATATGAAGCTGCAGGTGGCAAAGGCCTTTCCCTGAGATTGTTTAAACTAAGATCACATAGAACACTTTTCCAATTGGTTTTTAGGGGCTGGTGGATCATGCAGGTAAAAACCTACTTCATAGAATctcagagtggtttgggttggaagggaccttaaagcccatccagtgccaccccctgccatgggcagggacaccttccaccagcccaggttgctccaagccccatccaacctggccttggacacttccagggatccaggggcagccacagcttctctgggcaccctgtgccagggcctccccaccctcccagggaaggatttcttcccaatatcccatcttaccctgccctctggcactgggaagccattcccccttgtcctgtcaccactTACTTGTTGGTTTGTAAAATTGGGAAGACTGTattcccagccccacagccaaCCTGCACAAACAAAGCAGATGCACACAGTGAGAATAATTCCTTCAGCACATCCCAAAATTTCAAATCCTCTCTCTACAGCCAGGCAACCAAGAGAATCTCCCCAGTACCAGCTGAGTGTGGCAGTGACCATTTGTAACCCTCCCTGCAAAGTCTGTGTTCAGCTCTGAGGAGCAGAATGACTCTTGTGGAAAACACTAAGCAAGTTCTTGTCAAAATCTTACTAACAATATATATTGTTACTCTCTAAAAGCTGTTTTTGCTGGAAGCCCAAGCATAATAACAACCAGTCTGAGTCACTGAAACACTGGCAAAGGCCAGGGGTGGGTTACATTTGCTTCCACAGAAATTCAGAGCAATGGAGAAGGGAAGTTTGCTTTACCCTAATTACATCCTGCTGTTGCAGAGTTTCCTTCACTACATGGCCCTTCCTCAAGTTACAGCCAGGCCCACAATGATTCTGCCTTATTATTCCTTCTACTTGTTCCCATCTGAAGAGAAGATGATGGCTCCCACAACTGGGTTTGGGGAATTTGCCTCTGAGTGTTCAGGGAATCAGTAAAATTGGAATAAACTGAGCAGAGAACACCACTGGGGGTTTGCAGTGATAGATGTGCTCAGGTGAGACAGGAAAGCCACAGTGATAATATCAAAGTCTGAAAAAGCCTCCAAACCtcagattaaattaaaatatcaaaaggACAGTTCATACTAACTCTCCCTGGAAGGGAAGGACTTCCATTAAATACAAAGTACTAAACAAATCCAGCAATATCTACAGTGAACAAGTAGAGgtgtgtagtggtttggacttcgttttcccccagaggataagaaaagtggtagaccccaaggggtggaaacccctggaagttttgaatttctgtccaatgagcgctcctgcaaaaaatgtaaacatatcacaaccagaccggaagagaagagttgtagtttttgggttagaagaaggtggccatgttgtgagccacgaggaaggggctctgagccccacagggggggctttggccccccagccccagctgggcctgtggggacctggaacagcataatgctgggctaggtgcctatagttatgctgggagatgttttctccatcgtgggcagtggccgtggcagtggccggagaaagcagcagccagaactgaaccgaagaagcaacaaagacatgcagcaccagagaagggactcctggaaggagacctgagggaaggagagtcagcagctgagttctacagagttcttgggggtaagaactgataccagaccccccaaaactcctttgagacctcctggaaggaggaagttgatagactcttacttgaaagagccttgaagtgcaatatgcactgcagagaggagctgagaagctcggtcgtcctgagagctcaacCAGGACGGAGtgggggaggttggccttgaggccctcccttgctgcaagctacacagaagctcgcagcctgagacagggcacagaggccctgcaaggagcttgaatctcctgaagataccagaccgtcacgaagacccccctgtgcttcgtgatatgatgtggtgaaacgaccttgtctggggtgacgaagcccacggaagaccactcgtttggagagacgagtggccgagggggatacccccctcgtgtgtgctggcagagatccagctatcagctgctacaagaaacagaagagacagagagagcctgctgccttagaagatgctactgcttagtgactgctactctgaagaagctgctgccctaagagactggaagggatctgtccttctttccctcctggacttttatttggaggggagaagagatctgatccattgtaaatacttatgtcatggtagagatagttgtagtcgtgtgtataatgtattgtagtattatttgtatagtcattgtaatatattccctttccccattctgagtctggttgtgttttgtctggaaaaaaacccatctcacattgggttgagatgtgggaggggggatggagctagggaattggaatttgggctatctcaaaccatgacaaggTGGCAGAGCAAAAGGTCACAACCAGCTGTCAGGAGTCCAGTATTTATAATTCCCACAGACTTCTCTCTGGGACAAAGCCTGTATCAGTCGGGATCCCCTGTTATCACATGGGCCTAAGGAACAAACCCAAGAGCATCTTTACATTCTTGGCTTCATTGCTTTGTTTCACACCTCTCAAGGCAAACAGGAGTCAGCACAAAAGATAAATGACAAGGGAAAACCTTatacaaacaagcaaaagaatCAGTTCCTTCCAAAGATGACTTGTAAATGCTTGTTTGAACATCTGACAGCAGTAGTTTGGCTTTTAAACTCTGAAACTTCTTACATCCTTGTGCTCTGCCAACTCAAGAGTCTGAACCAAAAGTATACCAACAGATTTAGTTCAGTTCTAAGCTGCCCTCTGATTTCTGCATTCTGCTGACTGAAGGCACTCAACCACTCCCTGTTTGCCAGTGATCCATGTTTTTATGTCCCAGCCACACAACCCTGATCCCAAGGCACAGTTTGGTGTGTGactctgctttccagctctCACCTCTAACACACGGTAAGATGCAGCTGATCCTGGGTAATCTCCAGCCCCCTGGGtcagctccctgtgctcctgtgcaGCCAAGTGCTCTGTGCacccctcagctctgctttggagCAGGTTGAACTGACCCTCTGTCCTGGTTTCCAATGAACAATGTCCATTTGCACACCTTCCCGGCCCGTCACTGTTGGATTCTTCTTTGGTACTGAATTCATGCAGAGAATCCCCATTTTGGCTTGAGGTCCTGTTGGGTGCcagctcaggaaattcagtgaACAGCCAGTGCCTGTCCTTGAAGAAGCCATTTTCGTGGATTTTATAGAAGTCATCCCAATATCTCTTAGCATTCACCTCGTACTCCTCTgtgaacacaaacaaaaacatcatCAGGTCTCAGGGTTGAAGCAGGTCAGACAGGGAGGGATCACTGCAGACATCTGTGCAGCAACCTGCTCTAATAAGGAAGATTATCCACTGAAAATCACCTT
Encoded proteins:
- the METTL2A gene encoding LOW QUALITY PROTEIN: tRNA N(3)-methylcytidine methyltransferase METTL2A (The sequence of the model RefSeq protein was modified relative to this genomic sequence to represent the inferred CDS: substituted 1 base at 1 genomic stop codon), whose product is MAAPSAERERRRFGQRLLTDPARLFQPNAWDNVEWSEEQESSARSKVEENSSQLLPQDKQEEYEVNAKRYWDDFYKIHENGFFKDRHWLFTEFPELAPNRTSSQNGDSLHEFSTKEESNSDGPGRCANGHCSLETRTEGQFNLLQSRAEGCTEHLAAQEHRELTQGAGDYPGSAASYRVLEVGCGAGNTVFPILQTNNDPGLFVYCCDFSTTAVDLVQNNAEYDSSRCFAFVHDLCNDQSPFPMPEESLDIVILIFVLSAILPEKXDAECVSRLSRLLKPGGMILLRDYGRYDLAQLRFKKGQCLSENFYVRGDGTRVYFFTQDELNHLFTTAGLEKIQNVVDRRLQVNRGKQMTMYRVWIQCKYRKPGTPRA